In Chelmon rostratus isolate fCheRos1 chromosome 9, fCheRos1.pri, whole genome shotgun sequence, the following proteins share a genomic window:
- the smim19 gene encoding small integral membrane protein 19 → MGAHGVLGNEPESIDYSVHEAWNEATNVYLLVILVSFGLLMYARKNKRKIMRIFTLPPTVGSSPEPNFYDSLQKVRLRQQLEMYSLARKFEQQQGQTDSVQLSME, encoded by the exons ATGGGTGCTCACGGGGTTTTGGGCAACGAGCCCGAGTCTATTGACTACTCGGTGCACGAAGCCTGGAATGAGGCCACCAATGTCTACCTGCTGGTCATCCTGGTCAGCTTCGGCCTGCTGATGTACGCCAGAAA AAACAAGAGGAAGATCATGCGTATCTTCACTCTGCCTCCCACCGTCGGGAGCAGCCCGGAGCCCAACTTCTACGATAGCCTGCAGAAGGTCCGCCTGcggcagcagctggagatgtACTCTCTGG CCAGGAagtttgagcagcagcagggccagacagacagtgtgCAGCTCTCCATGGAATGA